Part of the Sphaerochaeta associata genome is shown below.
ACGGTTGGACCCTGGAGCTGAAAAAGCTGTGAAACAGTACATCGCCACCTTCTTCGACCATTGGGGAGCGGTGCAGTTCCGCAATCATGCCAAGGCCCGTCAGGTGGCGTGCACCCTCAAGCCCGTCCCCCGCTCCCTCTCCTCATCCTGCGGCACGTGTGCCTGGTATGAGAGCGAGGGCTGGGATATCGGATACAAGATTGAAGAACTTGAAGCCGTCTACCGTCATGAAGGTGCGCAGTTCGTCAAGGAGATATAGGTATGGATTCGGTGAAACTCACCCAGATGGTGAAGACCAGCGGTTGTGCGGCCAAGTTGCCTCCCAAGCAGCTTCATGAGGTGCTGGACAGCATAGGCTGGATGCACAGCCCCGATCTTGTCGAAGGCTTTGAGGGCAGTGACGATGCCTGTGTGTACCGCCTTCCGGTCGGAGGCGGTCAAGTAATGTTGCAGACCGTCGACTTCTTTCCTCCCATGGTCGACGATCCC
Proteins encoded:
- a CDS encoding DUF3343 domain-containing protein, with amino-acid sequence MKQYIATFFDHWGAVQFRNHAKARQVACTLKPVPRSLSSSCGTCAWYESEGWDIGYKIEELEAVYRHEGAQFVKEI